One Helicobacter cetorum MIT 00-7128 DNA window includes the following coding sequences:
- a CDS encoding outer membrane protein, translating to MFKNKYKKWRHSLILSLLCVGSLMAEDDGFFTGITYQTSLAIEKVDNPGLVASQNASNYIRGNAAILSNAATPLTYYLEAMGQQTKLLMKMLCPSATQRCYQYAGGSVTNPTASNPGNNPTRGNHNVVYEDLAKLENDLNSLTQAIGASFANSSTTNKVLEMNLNGREVHIVLPENMFNAMQAVNADIYSALTALWNNQTITNKSFSTPSGATPSFSQAVTKQIGSALTSTQMQEFAKNAQEIFQALMQASIIGTPTSANTANPGFVYGSGANGALPDSIKDPNDYTKYTSPKINNGTAYYVAKGLIESGLSASSILSNMQSFSEKTAHLTSNSSYQDMAQVVAYGKQILKENNEFGKFIGGKLIAPYLSEQDVSKALASRGSTRPNSTEINSTLSNPQSTQAQNLMATGLGASQAIVNQIVNTMQSKVNNAKSVGFARNFLRNSAQSNNMNGFGIKMGYKQFYGKKRMFGARYYGFMDYGYAQFGNTATRVNANLVTYGVGSDFLYNVFTRKRDTESTDIGLFAGMQLAGQTWSTNFLKQVDGDKNKANTTSFQLLFDLGIRTNFAKIYRTHKSRFSQGLEFGVKIPVFYHEYYKSQGVSAKYLRAFSFYVGYNIGF from the coding sequence TTGTTTAAAAACAAATACAAAAAATGGCGTCATAGCCTTATTTTGAGTTTATTATGTGTAGGTTCGCTTATGGCTGAAGATGATGGGTTTTTTACGGGAATTACTTATCAAACTTCTTTAGCGATTGAGAAAGTGGATAACCCGGGATTAGTAGCAAGTCAAAATGCCTCTAATTATATTAGGGGCAATGCAGCGATTTTATCAAACGCTGCCACCCCTTTGACTTACTATTTAGAGGCTATGGGGCAACAAACCAAGCTTTTAATGAAAATGCTCTGTCCAAGTGCCACTCAAAGGTGTTATCAATACGCCGGAGGTAGTGTAACTAATCCCACTGCTAGTAATCCCGGTAATAACCCTACAAGAGGCAATCACAATGTTGTGTATGAGGATTTAGCAAAGCTTGAAAATGATTTGAATAGTCTTACCCAAGCCATAGGCGCATCTTTTGCCAATAGCTCTACAACTAATAAGGTGCTTGAGATGAATCTCAATGGGCGTGAGGTGCATATTGTCTTACCAGAAAATATGTTTAATGCTATGCAAGCGGTGAATGCAGACATTTATTCAGCTCTAACGGCTTTATGGAATAACCAAACCATTACCAATAAGAGTTTTAGCACACCAAGTGGCGCAACTCCAAGTTTTAGCCAAGCTGTTACAAAACAAATAGGGAGTGCGCTAACTTCAACACAAATGCAAGAGTTTGCTAAAAACGCTCAAGAAATCTTTCAAGCGCTCATGCAAGCAAGCATCATAGGCACGCCTACTTCAGCTAACACTGCAAACCCCGGTTTTGTCTATGGTAGTGGGGCTAATGGAGCTTTGCCAGATAGCATAAAAGACCCTAATGATTATACTAAATACACTTCCCCTAAAATTAATAATGGCACTGCTTATTATGTGGCTAAGGGCTTGATAGAAAGTGGCTTGAGCGCTTCTTCAATCCTTTCTAACATGCAAAGCTTTTCTGAAAAGACAGCGCATTTAACAAGCAATTCATCTTATCAAGATATGGCGCAAGTAGTAGCTTATGGCAAACAGATTTTAAAAGAAAATAATGAGTTTGGGAAATTTATTGGTGGGAAACTTATCGCTCCTTATTTAAGCGAACAAGATGTCAGTAAGGCTCTTGCAAGTCGTGGTAGCACTAGACCCAATTCTACAGAAATCAATAGCACACTATCAAACCCTCAAAGCACGCAAGCTCAAAATCTTATGGCAACAGGGCTTGGAGCAAGCCAAGCGATTGTTAATCAAATCGTAAATACCATGCAAAGTAAGGTCAATAATGCTAAGTCAGTGGGCTTTGCAAGGAATTTTTTACGAAACTCTGCGCAGTCTAACAACATGAATGGCTTTGGAATCAAAATGGGCTATAAGCAATTCTATGGTAAAAAGCGTATGTTTGGTGCGAGATACTATGGCTTTATGGATTATGGCTACGCTCAATTTGGAAATACTGCCACTAGAGTGAATGCGAATCTAGTTACTTATGGTGTGGGTTCAGACTTCCTTTATAATGTCTTCACAAGAAAGAGAGATACCGAATCTACAGATATTGGTCTATTTGCCGGAATGCAATTAGCGGGGCAGACTTGGAGCACTAATTTCTTAAAGCAAGTTGATGGGGATAAGAATAAAGCCAATACGACCTCCTTTCAGTTGCTTTTTGATTTAGGGATTAGAACTAATTTTGCCAAAATTTATAGAACTCATAAATCACGCTTTTCTCAAGGGCTAGAATTTGGGGTTAAAATCCCCGTGTTTTACCATGAGTATTACAAGTCTCAAGGTGTTAGTGCGAAGTATCTAAGGGCGTTTAGTTTCTATGTGGGTTATAACATAGGTTTTTAA